One Curtobacterium herbarum genomic window carries:
- a CDS encoding low molecular weight protein-tyrosine-phosphatase, producing MDAGAPSPFRVSFVCSGNICRSPMAEIVFAQIAADAGLADRFVVESAGTGDWHVGEPADERTIAALAARGYDGSRHRARQFDPDRFPDLDLVVALDRSHERILRSWAPTMDDAAKVTLLLRYDDAWPQQADVPDPYYADRHEFDRVLSTVERACRALFHQLEPAVRQGAP from the coding sequence ATGGACGCCGGCGCCCCGTCGCCCTTCCGTGTCTCCTTCGTCTGCAGCGGCAACATCTGCCGGTCCCCGATGGCCGAGATCGTCTTCGCGCAGATCGCCGCCGACGCCGGCCTGGCGGACCGGTTCGTGGTCGAGTCCGCAGGCACCGGGGACTGGCACGTCGGTGAACCCGCCGACGAGCGCACGATCGCAGCCCTGGCGGCACGCGGATACGATGGCAGCAGGCATCGCGCCCGTCAGTTCGACCCGGACCGGTTCCCGGACCTCGACCTGGTGGTCGCACTCGACCGCTCCCACGAACGCATCCTGCGCTCGTGGGCCCCGACCATGGACGACGCCGCGAAGGTGACGCTCCTGTTGCGGTACGACGACGCCTGGCCTCAGCAGGCCGACGTGCCGGACCCGTACTACGCGGACCGGCACGAGTTCGACCGGGTCCTCAGCACGGTCGAACGGGCCTGCCGGGCACTCTTCCACCAGCTCGAGCCGGCAGTCCGCCAGGGAGCCCCATGA
- a CDS encoding phage holin family protein: protein MRFLVRLIVNAVALWLTTLLVTGVTVDSFGDGGPVETVLTYLLVALVFGIVNAVIGTLIRIVAFPVYILTLGLISFVVNGILLLIVAGISTGLGFGLVVESFGWGIVGAFVLAVFAWLVGLVARPVLGGRGRA from the coding sequence ATGCGGTTCCTCGTCCGACTCATCGTCAACGCCGTCGCCCTCTGGCTGACCACGCTCCTGGTGACCGGTGTCACCGTCGACTCCTTCGGGGACGGTGGTCCGGTCGAGACCGTCCTGACCTACCTGCTCGTGGCGCTCGTCTTCGGCATCGTCAACGCCGTGATCGGCACCCTGATCCGGATCGTGGCGTTCCCCGTCTACATCCTGACGCTCGGGCTGATCTCGTTCGTCGTGAACGGGATCCTGCTGCTCATCGTCGCCGGGATCTCGACCGGGCTGGGCTTCGGCCTGGTGGTGGAGTCGTTCGGCTGGGGCATCGTCGGCGCCTTCGTGCTGGCGGTCTTCGCCTGGCTCGTCGGCCTGGTCGCCCGTCCGGTCCTGGGCGGCCGCGGTCGCGCCTGA